Proteins encoded by one window of Modestobacter marinus:
- a CDS encoding regulatory protein RecX, translated as MSGALFDDRPGSEGPEDDVVPAGDRGRRSGRRRPGGGSGRRSPDSSAPIESGGRRERAGRGSGPQWSRRPADPAASGDQADDDAAEMEDPEAAARAICLRALTGTAKTRKQLADLLAKKDVPDDAAAAVLDRFTEVGLIDDAAFAAAWVSTRQSGRGLARRALTAELRAKGVDGEVAAAAVAEVDPQDEWDSARRLVERKLPSMRRLDRVTAERRLIGMLARKGYGGGLAGYVVREALDGRDADELADSPPGDVTAGPAGSGDQSGLVEPSGDPDPDLVAPVPWSRERSAARAARARAAADEAADTGGEVGEGVARPIGRLRPPPGSLPVDDLP; from the coding sequence GTGTCCGGCGCACTGTTCGACGACCGACCGGGCAGCGAGGGCCCCGAGGACGACGTCGTACCGGCCGGTGACCGAGGTCGCCGGTCCGGTCGGCGTCGCCCCGGCGGCGGCAGTGGCCGGCGCAGTCCCGACTCGTCCGCTCCGATCGAGTCGGGCGGGCGCCGGGAACGGGCCGGTCGCGGCTCGGGGCCCCAGTGGAGTCGCCGCCCGGCCGACCCGGCGGCGTCCGGGGACCAGGCCGACGACGACGCGGCCGAGATGGAGGACCCGGAGGCGGCCGCCCGGGCGATCTGTCTGCGGGCGCTGACCGGCACGGCCAAGACCCGCAAGCAGCTGGCCGACCTGCTGGCCAAGAAGGACGTGCCCGACGACGCGGCGGCCGCGGTGCTCGACCGCTTCACCGAGGTCGGGCTCATCGACGACGCCGCCTTCGCGGCCGCCTGGGTCTCGACCCGGCAGTCCGGTCGCGGGCTGGCCCGGCGGGCGCTCACCGCCGAGCTGCGGGCCAAGGGGGTCGACGGTGAGGTGGCCGCGGCAGCGGTCGCGGAGGTCGACCCGCAGGACGAGTGGGACTCCGCCCGGCGGCTGGTCGAGCGGAAGCTCCCGTCGATGCGCCGGCTCGACCGGGTCACCGCGGAGCGGCGTCTGATCGGCATGCTCGCCCGCAAGGGCTACGGCGGGGGCCTGGCCGGCTACGTGGTCCGCGAGGCGCTCGACGGTCGAGACGCGGACGAGCTCGCCGACAGCCCGCCAGGGGACGTGACCGCAGGGCCTGCCGGGTCGGGAGACCAGTCCGGGCTCGTCGAGCCGTCCGGCGATCCGGACCCGGACCTCGTCGCACCGGTCCCGTGGTCTCGCGAGCGCTCGGCGGCCCGTGCTGCTCGCGCTCGTGCCGCCGCTGACGAGGCGGCGGACACGGGCGGCGAGGTGGGGGAGGGGGTCGCCCGGCCCATCGGCCGATTGCGGCCACCCCCGGGCTCCCTGCCGGTCGACGACCTGCCCTGA
- a CDS encoding acyl-CoA dehydrogenase family protein — translation MRHSLYEADHEDFRQSVRAWLEKEVAPFHDDWERAGIVPRELWTAAGAQGLLGIGVAERHGGGGVRDFRWSCVLSEELVRIGASGVGFGLHNDVVGPYLQDLATEEQQERWLPGFCTGELITAIAMTEPGAGSDLQGIATTARRDGGHWVLNGSKTFITNGINADLVVVVARTDPEAPGSRGLSLLVVERGMAGFTRGRNLDKVGLKAQDTAELFFDDVRVPAANLLGTEGHGFAHLMQNLPQERLHIAVSAVAAAETVLALTVEYVTTRTAFGRPIGSFQNSRFVLAELQTEVTIARTFVDECVRQLDSGDLTATDAAMAKWWTTELQNKVADRCLQLHGGYGYMSEYRVSKAWRDARVQSIYGGTNEIMKEIVGRSMGL, via the coding sequence ATGCGTCACAGCTTGTACGAGGCCGACCACGAGGACTTCCGGCAGAGCGTGCGGGCGTGGCTGGAGAAGGAGGTCGCGCCCTTCCACGACGACTGGGAGCGCGCCGGCATCGTGCCGCGGGAGCTGTGGACGGCGGCCGGCGCCCAGGGGCTGCTGGGCATCGGCGTGGCCGAGCGCCACGGCGGCGGTGGGGTGCGCGACTTCCGCTGGTCCTGCGTGCTCAGCGAGGAGCTGGTCCGGATCGGTGCCAGCGGCGTCGGCTTCGGGCTGCACAACGACGTCGTCGGGCCCTACCTGCAGGACCTCGCCACCGAGGAGCAGCAGGAGCGCTGGCTGCCCGGCTTCTGCACCGGTGAGCTGATCACCGCCATCGCGATGACCGAGCCGGGCGCCGGCAGCGATCTGCAGGGCATCGCCACGACCGCGCGCCGGGACGGCGGGCACTGGGTGCTCAACGGCTCGAAGACCTTCATCACCAACGGCATCAACGCCGACCTGGTCGTCGTCGTGGCGCGCACCGACCCCGAGGCGCCCGGCTCCCGGGGCCTCAGCCTGCTGGTCGTCGAGCGCGGCATGGCCGGCTTCACCCGAGGGCGCAACCTGGACAAGGTCGGGTTGAAGGCACAGGACACCGCGGAGCTGTTCTTCGACGACGTCCGCGTCCCGGCTGCCAACCTGCTGGGCACCGAGGGACACGGCTTCGCCCACCTGATGCAGAACCTGCCGCAGGAGCGGCTGCACATCGCGGTCTCCGCGGTGGCCGCGGCCGAGACCGTGCTCGCGCTGACCGTCGAGTACGTGACCACCCGGACGGCGTTCGGCCGGCCGATCGGCTCCTTCCAGAACTCCCGCTTCGTCCTCGCCGAGCTGCAGACGGAGGTGACGATCGCGCGGACCTTCGTCGACGAGTGCGTGCGCCAGCTCGACAGCGGCGACCTCACCGCCACCGACGCCGCGATGGCCAAGTGGTGGACGACGGAGCTGCAGAACAAGGTCGCCGACCGGTGCCTGCAGCTGCACGGCGGCTACGGCTACATGAGCGAGTACCGGGTCTCCAAGGCCTGGCGGGACGCCCGGGTGCAGTCGATCTACGGCGGCACCAACGAGATCATGAAGGAGATCGTCGGGCGCTCGATGGGCCTCTGA
- a CDS encoding DUF3046 domain-containing protein, producing MRLQEFWSRMERQFGAIRAQSVASDHVFGPLGGRTAAEAIEAGVPVRTVWLEICKEYDVPPKDR from the coding sequence GTGCGGCTGCAGGAGTTCTGGTCCCGGATGGAGCGCCAGTTCGGCGCGATCCGTGCGCAGAGCGTCGCCAGCGACCACGTCTTCGGCCCGCTGGGCGGGCGCACCGCCGCCGAGGCGATCGAGGCGGGCGTACCGGTGCGCACGGTCTGGCTGGAGATCTGCAAGGAGTACGACGTCCCGCCGAAGGACCGCTGA
- a CDS encoding winged helix-turn-helix transcriptional regulator, whose product MSEAAGGAGEQTVEELVADVFRRACASREALEHVTGKWSLLALSALAESPHRFGELRRRIEGVSERMLAQSLQTLERDGWVHREVRSAIPPHVEYRLTEDGAALVPHLLGLISFVEARMPAVQAARASADEVRRPR is encoded by the coding sequence ATGAGCGAGGCGGCCGGGGGTGCGGGGGAGCAGACGGTCGAGGAGCTGGTGGCCGACGTCTTCCGGCGCGCCTGCGCCTCCCGCGAGGCGCTGGAGCACGTGACCGGCAAGTGGTCGCTGCTGGCGCTGTCGGCCCTGGCCGAGTCCCCCCACCGGTTCGGCGAGCTGCGTCGCCGGATCGAGGGGGTGAGCGAGCGGATGCTGGCGCAGAGCCTGCAGACCCTGGAGCGGGACGGCTGGGTGCACCGCGAGGTGCGGTCGGCGATCCCCCCGCACGTGGAGTACCGGCTGACCGAGGACGGTGCTGCCCTGGTGCCCCACCTGCTGGGGCTCATCTCCTTCGTCGAGGCGCGGATGCCGGCCGTGCAGGCGGCCCGGGCCTCCGCCGACGAGGTCCGCCGGCCCCGCTGA
- a CDS encoding amino acid ABC transporter ATP-binding protein has translation MSGVDKWFGELHVLQDIDLSIDRGEVVVVIGPSGSGKSTLCRTINRLESIENGEITIDGQRLPAEGKELAKLRADVGMVFQSFNLFAHKTVLENVTMGPIKVRKQSKADAEKRARELLDRVGVGAQADKVPAQLSGGQQQRVAIARALAMDPKVMLFDEPTSALDPEMINEVLEVMVGLARDGMTMVVVTHEMGFARRAANRVVFMDGGRIVESATPEEFFTNPSSDRAKDFLSKILNH, from the coding sequence ATGTCCGGCGTCGACAAGTGGTTCGGCGAACTGCACGTCCTGCAGGACATCGACCTGTCGATCGACCGCGGCGAGGTGGTCGTCGTGATCGGGCCGTCCGGCTCGGGCAAGTCGACGCTGTGCCGCACGATCAACCGCCTCGAGTCGATCGAGAACGGTGAGATCACCATCGACGGGCAGCGCCTGCCCGCCGAGGGCAAGGAGCTCGCCAAGCTGCGCGCCGACGTGGGCATGGTGTTCCAGAGCTTCAACCTCTTCGCCCACAAGACGGTCCTGGAGAACGTCACGATGGGCCCGATCAAGGTCCGCAAGCAGTCCAAGGCCGACGCCGAGAAGCGCGCTCGCGAGCTGCTGGACCGGGTCGGCGTCGGGGCTCAGGCCGACAAGGTGCCCGCCCAGCTCTCCGGTGGCCAGCAGCAGCGCGTGGCGATCGCCCGCGCGCTGGCCATGGACCCGAAGGTGATGCTCTTCGACGAGCCCACCTCCGCCCTGGACCCGGAGATGATCAACGAGGTCCTCGAGGTGATGGTCGGCCTGGCCCGGGACGGCATGACGATGGTCGTGGTCACCCACGAGATGGGCTTCGCCCGCCGGGCGGCCAACCGCGTCGTGTTCATGGACGGCGGCCGCATCGTCGAGTCCGCGACGCCCGAGGAGTTCTTCACCAACCCGAGCTCCGACCGCGCCAAGGACTTCCTCTCCAAGATCTTGAACCACTGA
- a CDS encoding SDR family oxidoreductase: MITVTGASGQLGRLVVTGLLDAGVPAGEVVAVVRTPEKAADLAARGVQVRQAEYGDPASLQTALQGTDRLLLVSGSEVGQRVTQHGNVLRAARAAGVELVVYTSAPKADDTSLPLAPEHAATERLIAEVGVPAVVLRNNWYLENYDQQIRTAAETGEVAGSSGAGRIAAATRADFAAGAVAVLTAAAPRPGVLELGGDQAFTLADLAGVVAAQTGRDVTYRDLTAEEHVQSLLGQGLPQETAEFIVGLDRSIAQGALDTGSTALSELIGRPTTPLAEHVRTVLAG, encoded by the coding sequence TTGATCACCGTCACCGGAGCCAGCGGCCAGCTCGGCCGGCTCGTCGTCACCGGACTGCTCGACGCCGGCGTCCCCGCCGGCGAGGTCGTCGCCGTCGTCCGCACCCCCGAGAAGGCCGCCGACCTCGCCGCCCGCGGGGTGCAGGTCCGCCAGGCGGAGTACGGCGACCCGGCGAGCCTCCAGACCGCCCTGCAGGGCACCGACCGGCTGTTGCTGGTCTCCGGCAGCGAGGTCGGCCAGCGGGTCACCCAGCACGGCAACGTGCTGCGGGCGGCCCGGGCAGCCGGCGTCGAGCTGGTCGTCTACACCAGCGCACCCAAGGCCGACGACACCTCGCTCCCGCTGGCCCCCGAGCACGCCGCCACCGAGCGGCTGATCGCCGAGGTCGGCGTCCCGGCGGTGGTGCTGCGGAACAACTGGTACCTGGAGAACTACGACCAGCAGATCCGCACGGCTGCCGAGACCGGCGAGGTCGCCGGCAGCTCGGGCGCCGGGCGGATCGCGGCGGCGACGCGGGCCGACTTCGCAGCCGGCGCGGTCGCCGTCCTCACCGCCGCGGCGCCCCGGCCGGGCGTCCTCGAGCTGGGTGGGGACCAGGCGTTCACCCTGGCCGACCTCGCCGGCGTCGTCGCCGCGCAGACCGGCCGGGACGTGACCTACCGCGACCTCACCGCCGAGGAGCACGTGCAGTCCCTGCTCGGTCAGGGCCTGCCGCAGGAGACCGCCGAGTTCATCGTCGGCCTCGACCGGTCGATCGCCCAGGGGGCCCTGGACACCGGCAGCACCGCGCTGTCGGAGCTCATCGGCCGTCCGACCACGCCGCTCGCCGAGCACGTCCGCACCGTCCTGGCGGGCTGA
- a CDS encoding amino acid ABC transporter permease codes for MQFLIDNFDLFWDAFLTTLSLSLLACLVALVLGTILAAMRVSPIPPLRGLATFYVETFRNTPLTVVFFFMIFGLPQIDFVIDFFPGAVLSVGLYTAAFVCEALRSGINSVSPGQAEAARALGLTFGQSLSQVVLPQAFRTVVPPLGNVLIAMVKNTSIAAGFSVSELSSLLPRLVNASAGDLTAILIGVVVGYMLITLPSALAVHRIERRVAILR; via the coding sequence GTGCAGTTCCTGATCGACAACTTCGACCTGTTCTGGGACGCCTTCCTCACGACGCTGAGCCTGTCCCTGCTCGCCTGCCTGGTGGCACTGGTGCTCGGCACGATCCTGGCCGCGATGCGGGTGAGCCCGATCCCGCCACTGCGCGGGCTGGCCACCTTCTACGTGGAGACGTTCCGCAACACCCCGCTCACGGTGGTCTTCTTCTTCATGATCTTCGGGCTGCCGCAGATCGACTTCGTGATCGACTTCTTCCCGGGGGCGGTGCTGTCGGTCGGGCTCTACACCGCGGCCTTCGTCTGCGAGGCGCTGCGTTCGGGGATCAACTCCGTGTCACCCGGCCAGGCCGAGGCGGCTCGCGCCCTGGGCCTGACCTTCGGTCAGTCGCTGAGCCAGGTGGTCCTGCCCCAGGCGTTCCGCACCGTCGTCCCGCCGCTGGGCAACGTGCTGATCGCGATGGTGAAGAACACCTCGATCGCGGCCGGCTTCTCGGTCAGCGAGCTGAGCTCCCTGCTCCCCCGGCTGGTCAACGCCAGCGCCGGTGACCTCACGGCCATCCTCATCGGGGTCGTCGTGGGCTACATGCTGATCACGCTGCCGTCGGCGCTGGCCGTGCACCGCATCGAACGACGGGTGGCGATCCTCCGATGA
- a CDS encoding GlcG/HbpS family heme-binding protein, which yields MSRQITLEQADTIIAACKAEAVSVGQPMNIAVVDDGGNLVAFASMDGTKLVGVDISQKKALSAVYFQADTRDLAPLVQPGQPLYGIESTTGGRLVVFGGGVLLTGSDGAVAGGVGVSAGTVDEDHQVAEAGRRAYQG from the coding sequence ATGAGCAGGCAGATCACCCTCGAGCAGGCCGACACGATCATCGCCGCGTGCAAGGCCGAGGCGGTGTCCGTCGGGCAGCCGATGAACATCGCCGTGGTCGACGACGGCGGCAACCTGGTGGCCTTCGCGTCCATGGACGGCACCAAGCTCGTCGGGGTCGACATCTCGCAGAAGAAGGCCCTCAGCGCCGTGTACTTCCAGGCCGACACCCGGGACCTCGCCCCGCTGGTGCAGCCCGGGCAGCCGCTCTACGGCATCGAGTCCACCACGGGGGGCCGGCTGGTCGTCTTCGGTGGCGGGGTGCTGCTCACCGGCTCGGACGGCGCAGTCGCCGGCGGGGTCGGGGTCAGTGCCGGGACGGTGGACGAGGACCACCAGGTCGCCGAGGCCGGGCGGCGGGCGTACCAGGGCTGA
- a CDS encoding MFS transporter produces the protein MTRPALSLPDQAVVQRRTLAVLSTGVALGGLGVTIGITVGGLLARDVAGSDAAAGLGQTASVLGAALIAVPLAQVSDRYGRRAGLSLGYAVAVVGALVVVAAAALSSLLLLLVGLFLFGAATTSGLQARYAAADLAAPEHRGRALSLVVWATTIGSVLGPNLAGPADDLGRALGLPGLGGAFVLSIAVFAVVVLGVLLLLRPDPLLLARQFSAATRPAGAPSLRSGSAAALRAVWATPGGRLGLTAVVVSHAVMVGLMVMTPVHMGAGHSAADGTTLRVIGLVISVHVAGMYLFSPVVGWLADRAGRAATVALGGVLLLLAAVVAGTAPPGAALQLGVGLFLLGLGWSCGLVAGSTLVTESVSAEVRPSAQGATDLLMGLGAALAGALGGPLLALGGFGLVAAVSAALIGPLVVVWLRARLSAG, from the coding sequence GTGACCCGACCGGCGCTGTCCCTGCCCGACCAGGCCGTCGTCCAGCGCCGCACGCTGGCGGTGCTGTCCACGGGCGTGGCCCTCGGTGGGCTCGGCGTGACGATCGGCATCACGGTCGGGGGGCTGCTCGCCCGGGACGTCGCCGGGAGCGACGCCGCCGCGGGGCTCGGGCAGACGGCGAGCGTCCTGGGCGCTGCCCTGATCGCCGTCCCGCTGGCCCAGGTCAGCGACCGGTACGGCCGGCGCGCCGGCCTCTCCCTCGGCTACGCGGTCGCGGTCGTCGGTGCCCTGGTCGTCGTCGCGGCCGCGGCGCTGTCCTCGCTGCTGCTCCTGCTCGTCGGCCTCTTCCTGTTCGGGGCCGCCACCACGAGCGGCCTGCAGGCCCGGTACGCCGCAGCCGACCTCGCCGCACCCGAGCATCGCGGTCGTGCGCTGTCCCTGGTCGTGTGGGCGACCACGATCGGCTCGGTGCTCGGGCCCAACCTGGCCGGCCCGGCCGACGACCTGGGGCGCGCCCTCGGGCTGCCGGGGCTGGGCGGGGCGTTCGTGCTGTCCATCGCGGTGTTCGCGGTCGTCGTCCTCGGGGTGCTCCTGCTGCTCCGCCCCGACCCGCTGCTGCTCGCCCGGCAGTTCAGCGCGGCGACCCGTCCGGCCGGGGCGCCGTCACTGCGATCGGGCTCGGCGGCGGCCCTGCGCGCCGTGTGGGCCACCCCCGGCGGACGGCTGGGACTGACCGCCGTCGTCGTCTCGCACGCGGTGATGGTCGGGCTGATGGTGATGACCCCGGTGCACATGGGCGCCGGCCACTCCGCGGCCGACGGGACGACGTTGCGGGTGATCGGCCTGGTCATCAGCGTGCACGTGGCCGGCATGTACCTGTTCTCCCCGGTGGTCGGCTGGCTCGCCGACCGGGCCGGGCGGGCGGCGACGGTCGCGCTGGGTGGCGTGCTGCTCCTGCTCGCCGCCGTCGTCGCGGGCACGGCGCCGCCGGGGGCCGCCCTCCAGCTGGGCGTCGGGCTGTTCCTGCTCGGGCTGGGCTGGTCCTGCGGGCTGGTCGCCGGGTCGACCCTGGTCACCGAGTCCGTGTCCGCCGAGGTCCGCCCGTCGGCGCAGGGCGCGACCGACCTGCTCATGGGCCTGGGCGCGGCCCTCGCCGGCGCGCTGGGTGGCCCGCTGCTCGCCCTCGGCGGCTTCGGGCTCGTGGCGGCGGTGTCCGCAGCGCTGATCGGCCCGCTGGTCGTGGTGTGGCTCCGGGCCCGGCTCAGCGCTGGCTGA
- the recA gene encoding recombinase RecA, with protein MATLDRDKALDMALAQIDKQFGKGSVMRLGDSPEIAMKVIPTGSVALDIALGVGGLPRGRVVEVYGPEASGKTTVALHAVANAQAAGGIVAFIDAEHALDPDYARAIGVDTDALLISQPDTGEQALEIADMLIRSGALDLIVVDSVAALVPRAEIEGEMGDSHVGLQARLMSQALRKITGALSNSGTTCIFINQLREKVGVVYGSPEVTTGGRALKFYASVRLDIRRIETLKQGTDAVGSRVRVKIVKNKVAAPFKQAELDLIWGQGFSREGGLIDMGVEQGFVRKSGAWYTYEGDQLGQGKENARNFLRDNPDLADEIERKIKEKLGIGVPAAAEAPAAAPADF; from the coding sequence ATGGCAACGCTCGACCGCGACAAGGCCCTCGACATGGCCCTCGCCCAGATCGACAAGCAGTTCGGCAAGGGCTCCGTCATGCGCCTGGGCGACTCGCCCGAGATCGCCATGAAGGTCATCCCCACCGGCTCCGTCGCCCTCGACATCGCCCTCGGCGTCGGCGGTCTGCCCCGCGGCCGCGTCGTCGAGGTGTACGGCCCCGAGGCCTCCGGCAAGACGACGGTCGCCCTGCACGCGGTGGCCAACGCCCAGGCGGCCGGCGGCATCGTCGCCTTCATCGACGCCGAGCACGCGCTCGACCCCGACTACGCCCGGGCGATCGGCGTCGACACCGACGCACTGCTGATCAGCCAGCCCGACACCGGTGAGCAGGCGCTGGAGATCGCCGACATGCTGATCCGCTCCGGTGCGCTCGACCTCATCGTCGTCGACTCGGTGGCGGCGCTGGTGCCCCGCGCCGAGATCGAGGGCGAGATGGGTGACAGCCACGTCGGTCTGCAGGCCCGGCTGATGAGCCAGGCGCTGCGCAAGATCACCGGTGCGCTCAGCAACTCCGGTACGACCTGCATCTTCATCAACCAGCTGCGCGAGAAGGTCGGCGTGGTCTACGGCTCGCCGGAGGTCACCACCGGTGGTCGTGCGCTGAAGTTCTACGCCTCGGTGCGGCTCGACATCCGCCGGATCGAGACCCTCAAGCAGGGCACCGACGCGGTCGGCAGCCGGGTGCGGGTCAAGATCGTCAAGAACAAGGTGGCGGCCCCGTTCAAGCAGGCCGAGCTCGACCTCATCTGGGGCCAGGGCTTCAGCCGCGAGGGTGGGCTCATCGACATGGGCGTGGAGCAGGGCTTCGTCCGCAAGTCCGGCGCTTGGTACACCTACGAGGGCGACCAGCTCGGCCAGGGCAAGGAGAACGCCCGCAACTTCCTGCGGGACAACCCCGACCTCGCCGACGAGATCGAGCGCAAGATCAAGGAGAAGCTCGGCATCGGGGTCCCCGCCGCCGCCGAGGCCCCGGCGGCTGCACCGGCCGACTTCTGA
- a CDS encoding amino acid ABC transporter permease yields MTTPVLFDVQGPRARARARVGTAIGAVLVLAVIGFVLLRLGGNGQLEPERWAILFDPASGVPQALGRALLRTLQVAVVAMVFATLLGLLLAVGRLSDHRWIRVPVSTVIEFFRAIPLLVVIFALYFVLPKYGVRLSTFTALTGGLVLYNMAVLAEIFRAGILSIDKGQREAGFGLGLRKSQVMTLILLPQATRRMLPVLVAQLVVLLKDTSLGFIISYLELLRQARGLVEFFNFQFGDRYSFQLYAAAGLIYILINVVLSMVARYTERRTNRAGRKAVTAAPADQMGAGAGAP; encoded by the coding sequence ATGACGACACCGGTGCTCTTCGACGTCCAGGGGCCCCGCGCCCGCGCCCGCGCCCGGGTCGGCACCGCGATCGGCGCCGTGCTCGTGCTCGCCGTCATCGGCTTCGTGCTGCTGCGGCTGGGCGGGAACGGCCAGCTGGAGCCCGAGCGCTGGGCGATCCTGTTCGACCCCGCCAGCGGGGTCCCGCAGGCACTGGGCCGCGCCCTGCTGCGCACCCTGCAGGTCGCCGTCGTCGCCATGGTGTTCGCGACCCTGCTGGGCCTGCTGCTCGCGGTGGGGCGGCTGTCCGACCACCGCTGGATCCGCGTCCCGGTCTCCACGGTCATCGAGTTCTTCCGGGCGATCCCGCTGCTGGTGGTGATCTTCGCGCTGTACTTCGTCCTCCCGAAGTACGGCGTCCGGCTGAGCACGTTCACCGCGCTGACCGGCGGGCTCGTCCTCTACAACATGGCCGTGCTGGCCGAGATCTTCCGGGCCGGAATCCTGTCCATCGACAAGGGCCAGCGTGAGGCGGGGTTCGGCCTGGGGCTGCGCAAGTCGCAGGTCATGACGCTGATCCTGTTGCCCCAGGCGACCCGGCGGATGCTGCCGGTGCTGGTCGCGCAGCTGGTCGTCCTGCTCAAGGACACGTCGCTGGGCTTCATCATCAGCTACCTGGAACTGCTCCGGCAGGCGCGTGGGCTCGTGGAGTTCTTCAACTTCCAGTTCGGCGACCGGTACAGCTTCCAGCTCTACGCGGCGGCCGGGTTGATCTACATCCTGATCAACGTGGTGCTCTCCATGGTGGCCCGGTACACCGAGCGCCGCACCAACCGCGCCGGCCGCAAGGCGGTGACCGCCGCGCCCGCCGACCAGATGGGTGCCGGAGCCGGCGCCCCCTGA
- a CDS encoding glutamate ABC transporter substrate-binding protein has protein sequence MRITRYAAALAATGVVLAGCSSDAGETTEEAAGGGAEVADDVSFDEGTTMAELADAGTITVGTKFDQPGFGLAGPDGVPEGFDVEIAELIAAELGIATDDIEWVETVSANRESFIQNGDVDMVVATYTINDSRKELIDFAGPYYEAGQDIMVAAGNPLGIQGPDDLAGRNVCSVEGSTPAEEIRTNYPEATLTLFDVYSKCADALRNGQVDAVTTDNVILTGLVAGAPEEFELVGNPFTEEPYGIGITKGDDEFRSFINDTLEASFEDGSWAEAWDRTAGAITGTDAPEPPSVDRY, from the coding sequence ATGCGCATCACCCGCTACGCCGCCGCCCTCGCGGCCACCGGCGTCGTCCTGGCCGGCTGTTCCAGCGACGCCGGAGAGACCACCGAGGAAGCCGCCGGCGGCGGCGCCGAGGTCGCCGACGACGTCTCCTTCGACGAGGGCACCACGATGGCCGAGCTCGCCGACGCCGGCACCATCACCGTCGGCACGAAGTTCGACCAGCCCGGGTTCGGTCTGGCCGGCCCCGACGGCGTCCCCGAGGGCTTCGACGTCGAGATCGCCGAGCTGATCGCCGCCGAGCTGGGCATCGCCACCGACGACATCGAGTGGGTGGAGACGGTCTCGGCCAACCGCGAGTCCTTCATCCAGAACGGCGACGTCGACATGGTCGTGGCCACCTACACGATCAACGACTCGCGCAAGGAGCTCATCGACTTCGCCGGGCCGTACTACGAGGCCGGCCAGGACATCATGGTCGCCGCCGGCAACCCGCTGGGCATCCAGGGACCGGACGACCTCGCCGGGCGCAACGTCTGCTCGGTCGAGGGCTCCACGCCGGCGGAGGAGATCCGCACGAACTACCCCGAGGCGACGCTGACGCTGTTCGACGTCTACTCCAAGTGCGCCGACGCGCTGCGCAACGGCCAGGTCGACGCGGTCACCACCGACAACGTCATCCTGACCGGCCTGGTCGCCGGCGCCCCGGAGGAGTTCGAGCTGGTGGGCAACCCGTTCACCGAGGAGCCCTACGGCATCGGCATCACCAAGGGCGACGACGAGTTCCGCAGCTTCATCAACGACACCCTCGAGGCGTCCTTCGAGGACGGCTCCTGGGCCGAGGCCTGGGACCGCACCGCCGGCGCCATCACCGGCACGGACGCCCCCGAGCCGCCCTCGGTCGACCGTTACTGA